In the genome of Pseudomonas sp. P5_109, one region contains:
- a CDS encoding HlyD family secretion protein — protein sequence MIERRQLVRTTLFALLPIALVVGGYLYVTGGQIISTDNAYVQADRVGVSTDVSGLVASVDVKDNQRVVKGQVLFTLKTEPFEIALASARAQLSNVRNQILNLQANYKQAQAEIDQAQIDLAYYQASFQRQQTLLSVSAVSRTNYDDAKHALDSTRQKITVARATAQMVLAQLGGNIDTPVEQQSTYLIAQAAVDEAQRNLNNSVVRASFDGIVTNVDSLQVGSYLQPPQSGISLVSADHLWVAASPKETELTHMKPGQSVEISVDSYPGVQWHGTVDSISPASGASFSLLPAQNTTGNWVKVVQRIPVRISIDDAGEKPPLRTGMSVQAEIDTGSARGLPHLFSGLLASKAAPHE from the coding sequence ATGATTGAGAGACGGCAACTCGTGCGTACCACGCTCTTTGCCTTGCTACCCATCGCGCTGGTAGTCGGCGGCTATTTGTATGTCACCGGCGGGCAGATCATTTCCACCGACAATGCCTACGTACAGGCCGATCGTGTCGGCGTCTCCACCGATGTCTCGGGCCTGGTCGCCTCGGTCGATGTCAAAGACAACCAGCGGGTGGTCAAGGGCCAGGTCCTGTTCACCCTGAAGACGGAGCCCTTTGAGATCGCGCTGGCCAGTGCCAGGGCGCAACTGAGCAACGTGCGTAACCAGATCCTCAACCTGCAGGCCAATTACAAGCAGGCGCAGGCCGAAATCGATCAGGCACAGATCGACCTCGCGTACTACCAGGCCAGCTTCCAGCGCCAGCAAACCCTGCTCAGCGTCTCGGCAGTGTCCAGAACCAATTACGACGATGCCAAGCACGCGCTGGACAGTACCCGGCAAAAAATCACCGTGGCCAGGGCCACCGCCCAAATGGTGCTGGCGCAATTGGGCGGGAACATCGACACCCCCGTCGAACAACAGTCCACGTATCTGATCGCCCAGGCTGCCGTCGACGAAGCGCAACGCAACCTCAACAACTCGGTGGTCAGGGCTTCGTTCGACGGTATCGTGACCAACGTTGATTCACTGCAGGTCGGCTCCTACCTGCAACCGCCACAATCGGGCATCAGCCTGGTGTCGGCCGATCACCTGTGGGTCGCCGCCTCCCCCAAGGAAACCGAACTGACCCACATGAAGCCCGGTCAGTCCGTCGAGATCAGTGTCGATAGCTATCCCGGCGTGCAGTGGCACGGCACCGTCGACAGCATCAGCCCGGCGTCGGGTGCAAGCTTCTCGTTGCTGCCCGCGCAAAACACCACGGGCAATTGGGTCAAGGTCGTGCAACGGATTCCGGTGCGCATCAGCATCGATGATGCCGGGGAAAAACCGCCGCTGCGCACCGGCATGAGTGTACAGGCAGAAATCGATACCGGCTCGGCGCGGGGCCTGCCGCATCTGTTCTCGGGGCTGCTGGCGAGCAAGGCCGCCCCCCATGAGTAG
- a CDS encoding MarR family winged helix-turn-helix transcriptional regulator, producing MTDPLTLGFALHDSARLMRKRFEQRARHVGLTRSQWQVLAMLSTNEGIHQKGLADLLELESITLVRLLDKMAERGLVERRSHPTDRRLSLLFLTEQAHPLLELMRDMGRTTRQEATRGFSAEEEQLLLQMMKRMRSNLIEACSLPIEEQEHRHD from the coding sequence ATGACCGACCCATTGACCCTTGGTTTTGCCCTGCATGACAGCGCCCGGCTGATGCGCAAGCGGTTCGAGCAACGCGCGCGGCATGTCGGCCTCACTCGCTCGCAGTGGCAAGTGCTGGCCATGTTGTCGACCAACGAGGGCATCCATCAAAAAGGCCTCGCGGATCTGTTGGAACTGGAATCGATCACCCTCGTGCGCCTGCTGGACAAAATGGCCGAACGCGGATTGGTCGAGCGCCGTAGTCATCCCACGGATCGACGCCTGTCCCTGCTGTTTCTGACGGAGCAGGCCCATCCGCTGCTGGAACTGATGCGTGACATGGGCCGCACGACCCGCCAGGAAGCCACGCGCGGATTCTCGGCCGAGGAGGAACAACTGCTGCTGCAGATGATGAAGCGCATGAGGTCCAACCTGATCGAAGCCTGCAGTCTCCCCATCGAAGAACAGGAGCATCGTCATGATTGA